Proteins encoded within one genomic window of Scheffersomyces stipitis CBS 6054 chromosome 3, complete sequence:
- a CDS encoding predicted protein (go_function membrane alanyl aminopeptidase activity~go_process proteolysis and peptidolysis): protein MVEQLHTLQSIAIEDESAPSLAVSNRFVPALYELKLDINHTKPNFQGQLDILLKENDVYNVERSQTSTKFSLSLHASKLVITKAVLNTTSEVKLTVKYDRINSQVTLSSSEDVEIVDVANSKVSITYMGQINSIKTYQDKTHGLFKTNYLDSVSGKSNNYILSTHFQPHSAKLVFPLIEELHVKTPIKLTITTLSKFKVISVGKLLSNQPLEMSENSTFSFETSPPIAPSVFGFVIGDFEYLEDKYGDLPLRVYTSIGESRYAIRALKSMKKLLPILESLLDVKYPLEKLDFVSIPFLNDGAMENWGLVTVLSNQLLVDESTASPSTLRQIDQIVAHELVHQWIGNLVTFDDWKYLWLNESFATWLGNYILDVADNSHPKDKEFEKFLDQDCFYAEDKFSIPSINTYMSKIDTGLNSLTSTIFDTHAYEKGIILLRMIGNIIHVDGDPTSASEGDDYTRMLRGIGALIKKYQYKSIKAFEIWNTLNELTSIDLQSFVHSWLRYPGFPLVQVTTNDDNSKLLFEQHQCLYNLRADQVNLEDHPFHVPLFIKVIDDKGSSKVLNIIMTDRTLELDISLAQLVNINHNHSGYYRVKYSPKLIANIIENIDKVSSTDLITIINDYGKLLGSVGTTKEDLISLVQIIEAVCKRSHIDYDLLQVAMTYLETINSNLMHFSKYTEFQVWVDNLVSTLFQRIGGWDKLQSFKDSHCYDPVEMEVRNAILQIGVYRSDFQEVGKKLFKNFVNSGINKSFTPKQLATSMFNTMIYNAPQKDYKRVLEFVKNSNNSLLEHTDLTNSDLQTTAVSSLSFVHKDDLLHKTLNFVMTNIDAKMIELGLIGFQYKSSKQDKLKLFQWYKLHYDQWVLRSLRKGSDWSKQIGITVSNISKMVLGTIMQFDPELVELREKFVKDKLATLPPHGLQELLEAVQDENEEKVLIGGYYDDLVSQVLRA, encoded by the coding sequence ATGGTTGAACAATTACATACGTTACAATCAATAGCTATAGAGGACGAGTCCGCTCCATCTTTGGCGGTTTCCAACCGTTTTGTTCCGGCATTATACGAACTCAAATTGGACATTAACCATACAAAACCAAACTTCCAAGGTCAATTAGACATTCTTTTGAAAGAGAACGACGTTTATAATGTTGAAAGACTGCAAACATCCACTAAATTCTCATTATCTTTACATGCATCCAAATTAGTCATTACCAAGGCAGTTTTGAATACCACTTCTGAAGTCAAACTTACTGTTAAATACGACAGAATCAACAGTCAGGTGactctttcttcgtcagaagATGTCgaaattgtagatgtcGCTAATCTGAAAGTCTCCATTACGTACATGGGGCAGATCAATAGCATCAAAACGTACCAAGATAAAACCCATGGTTTGTTCAAGACTAATTATTTGGACAGTGTCTCAGGAAAGTCTAACAATtatattctttctactcACTTCCAGCCTCATTCTGCCAAGTTGGTCTTTCCCTTGATCGAAGAATTGCACGTCAAGACTCCGATCAAGTTGACCATCACTACTCTATCCAAATTTAAAGTAATTTCAGTTGGTAAACTTCTACTGAATCAGCCATTGGAGATGAGTGAAAACTCTACTTTCAGCTTTGAAACTTCTCCTCCAATTGCGCCTTCTGTATTTGGATTTGTAATCGGTGATTTTGAatacttggaagacaaaTATGGCgatcttcctcttcgtGTATACACAAGTATTGGTGAAAGCAGATATGCTATTCGTGCTCTTaaactgatgaagaaattgctTCCTATTCTTGAAAGTTTGCTTGATGTCAAGTATCCTTTGGAAAAGCTTGATTTCGTTTCTATTCCATTCTTAAACGATGGAGCCATGGAAAATTGGGGCTTGGTAACTGTTCTTTCTAACCAATTGCTTGTGGATGAAAGCACAGCCAGCCCATCCACTTTAAGACAAATTGACCAAATAGTTGCACATGAACTTGTCCACCAATGGATAGGAAACTTGGTTACATTTGATGACTGGAAATACTTGTGGTTGAACGAATCCTTCGCTACATGGCTCGGTAACTATATTCTTGACGTTGCTGATAACTCTCACCCAAAAGAcaaagaatttgaaaaattccttGACCAAGACTGCTTCTATGCTGAAGACAAGTTCTCAATCCCAAGCATCAATACCTATATGTCCAAAATAGATACCGGATTAAACTCTTTGACATCGACAATTTTTGATACACATGCTTACGAGAAGGGTATAATTTTATTAAGAATGATTGGAAATATCATACATGTAGATGGGGATCCAACATCAGCTAGTGAGGGTGATGACTACACGAGAATGTTGCGTGGAATCGGCGCACTTATCAAAAAGTATCAGTACAAGTCAATCAAGGCATTTGAAATTTGGAATACATTGAACGAGTTGACATCCATTGACTTGCAGAGTTTCGTCCATTCTTGGTTAAGATACCCTGGATTTCCATTGGTTCAAGTTACTACCAATGACGACAACTCCAAGTTGTTATTTGAACAACATCAATGTTTGTACAATTTGAGGGCAGACCAAGTTAATTTAGAAGACCATCCTTTTCATGTCCCATTGTTTATCAAGGTGATAGATGACAAGGGCTCATCGAAAGTATTGAATATCATAATGACAGACCGTACTTTGGAATTGGATATTTCCTTGGCTCAATTAGTCAATATTAACCACAACCATAGTGGTTACTACCGTGTCAAGTATTCCCCAAAACTAATTGCCAATATCATTGAGAACATTGATAAGGTGTCCCTGACTGATTTGATTACCATCATCAATGACTATGGAAAGCTTTTAGGAAGTGTTGGCACtacaaaagaagatctcATTTCTTTAGTACAGATCATTGAAGCTGTTTGCAAGAGATCACACATTGACTACGATTTATTACAAGTTGCGATGACCTATTTAGAAACAATCAACTCAAACTTGATGCATTTCAGTAAATATACTGAGTTCCAGGTATGGGTTGACAACTTAGTTAGCACTTTGTTCCAAAGAATTGGTGGATGGGACAAATTGCAGTCTTTCAAAGATAGTCATTGCTACGATCCTGTAGAAATGGAAGTTAGAAACgccattcttcaaattggagTATACCGTTCAgacttccaagaagttggcaaaAAGttattcaagaatttcgTTAATTCGGGAATAAACAAATCGTTTACTCCCAAACAATTGGCAACATCCATGTTCAATACAATGATCTACAATGCCCCACAGAAGGACTACAAGCGAGTCTTAgagtttgtcaagaattccaacaattctcttttggAGCATACCGACCTTACGAACCTGGATTTGCAAACCACAGCAGTATCGTCGTTGTCGTTTGTACACAAGGACGATTTGCTTCATAAGACCTTGAACTTTGTCATGACCAACATCGATGCTAAAATGATAGAGTTAGGCTTGATTGGATTCCAGTACAAGAGCTCCAAACAAGACAAGCTTAAATTGTTCCAATGGTATAAGCTCCATTACGACCAGTGGGTATTACGTTCGTTAAGAAAGGGTTCCGATTGGTCAAAGCAAATCGGTATTACGGTTTCAAACATTTCGAAGATGGTCTTAGGAACCATAATGCAATTCGATCCCGAACTTGTCGAATTGAGAGAAAAATTTGTTAAGGACAAACTTGCGACGTTACCTCCTCACGGTTTACAAGAATTGCTTGAAGCGGTACAggatgaaaacgaagagaaGGTGTTGATCGGCGGTTATTATGACGACTTGGTCCTGCAAGTGCTTAGAGCTTGA
- a CDS encoding predicted protein: MGLLTTAKRIASTDELDLQNVDPGTIRIDCSGAYIGNDILLRDNLIQEKRKNSINGCYVSSSESSATASSSPTPEASSEDENADGDDEEDNSSTSTASTARIPRDASNLQLAYNGSVVVDEELELPSDDYDLTKNITLPQHNSEIIHISVDIGGTLTKLVYFTKSTVNDIGGGKLHFKDFQTENFKHEALKFMIKLISKSCHREEHTPITYIMATGGGAHKFYELMTKTFRKHKLPMKIIAKDEMECLIKGLNWLITKIPNEIFTYDLVQDDTKFIAKSLQEEQDIFPYLLVNIGSGVSMIKVVGPGPEGFERIGGSSLGGGTLWGLLSLLTDAKDYNEMLEMAQRGDNENIDLLVGDIYGTNYNKIGLKANNIASSFAKVFKKLRFTNGRKLTPAEKLAQFRSEDIARSLLYSVSNNIGQIAYLQALRFNLKRIYFGGSYISGHKQTIHTLSYAVNFWSKGDMQSYFLRHEGYLGSVGAFMMGPNHESSLQEK, translated from the exons ATGGGTCTCCTTACAACGGCCAAGAGGATCGCGTCCACAGACGAGTTGGACCTCCAGAATGTCGATCCCGGCACTATTCGCATTGATTGTTCTGGAGCCTATATTGGTAATGACATACTTTTGAGAGACAACCTCATCCAGGAAAAGCGCAAAAACTCAATCAACGGCTGCTATGTGTCCAGTTCTGAGTCGCTGGCTACTGCAAGCAGCTCTCCTACTCCAGAAGCTTCTTCCGAAGACGAGAATGCTGATGGtgacgacgaagaggaTAACAGCTCGACTTCCACTGCATCCACTGCTAGAATACCCAGAGACGCCTCT AACCTTCAGCTTGCATACAACGGCCTGGTTGTCGTTGACGAGGAGTTGGAATTGCCTTCTGACGACTACGACTTGACCAAAAACATCACTCTACCACAGCATAACCTGGAAATTATCCATATCTCTGTCGATATTGGCGGAACCCTCACCAAACTAGTTTACTTCACCAAATCCACAGTCAATGACATCGGGGGTGGCAAATTGCACTTCAAAGACTTCCAGACCGAAAACTTCAAACACGAGGCTCTAAAGTTCATGATAAAGTTAATATCCAAATCGTGTCATCGTGAGGAACACACACCTATTACATACATCATGGCTACGGGTGGAGGGGCGCATAAGTTTTACGAACTCATGACGAAAACGTTCCGTAAGCACAAATTGCCCATGAAGATTATTGCCAAAGATGAGATGGAGTGCCTTATCAAAGGATTGAACTGGTTGATCACCAAGATTCCAAACGAGATCTTTACCTACGACTTGGTGCAGGATGATACCAAGTTCATTGCTAAATCGTTGCAGGAAGAGCAAGACATATTCCCCTACCTCCTTGTAAATATCGGTAGTGGGGTGTCGATGATCAAGGTCGTTGGACCTGGTCCAGAGGGCTTTGAGAGAATAGGCGGTTCGTCTTTGGGTGGAGGAACACTCTGGGGGTTACTTTCGTTGTTGACCGACGCAAAGGACTACAATGAGATGTTGGAGATGGCGCAGCGAGGCGATAACGAGAACATCGACTTGTTGGTGGGTGATATTTATGGCACAAATTACAACAAAATCGGCTTGAAAGCAAACAACATTGCATCTTCGTTTGCCAAAGTGTTCAAAAAGTTGAGATTCACTAACGGACGTAAACTCACGCCAGCAGAAAAGTTGGCCCAGTTCCGTTCTGAAGACATAGCTCGTTCGCTCTTATACTCTGTATCTAACAACATTGGCCAGATTGCCTACTTACAAGCTCTTCGGTTCAATCTCAAACGTATCTACTTTGGTGGAAGCTACATCTCCGGTCACAAACAGACCATCCACACCTTGAGCTATGCCGTTAATTTCTGGTCTAAAGGAGACATGCAATCATACTTTTTGAGACACGAAGGCTACTTAGGCAGTGTGGGAGCATTCATGATGGGCCCAAACCACGAAAGCAGTTTACAGGAAAAATAG
- a CDS encoding predicted protein, producing the protein HYLYPSQSQSLYSYNSEWIDTPNNSPSIRNRYLNLEMSSTQVATADQAKFETPYKTRGAFAYISPVADKQGSNAMNLSTIEPASQLPPKTVKTWDIFWAMLNDIVGKDKMAKIGQYTLRLLIYHAEKTETYLSNPSINIGIINARYNNKEKQLNLISNFLKHPSDFIRIIVILVCSLFRERFAGMVSGLSMYRQFLRFGKTPFRIRGLANKLSSNITYKNNDVKINYPNIMNRKTLGEVFSLYYGINDESLLLYKLKFLSNESYHKFVSRHESFGWYSETWLALYNAYENLQNLTQQEMDVKISIQVKSKAKLLSKQLLGSGAVSSSSNEDAKVLSDIQFKKNNAWLDIYKNISDLIFNTYTVFRLPLPFDTIQIWMGISASVLSTVKLYRETKKKMIEKA; encoded by the exons CACTATCTCTACCCCAGCCAATCTCAGCTGCTCTATTCTTACAACTCCGAGTGGATCGATACGCCTAATAACTCGCCGTCCATCAGAAATAGATACCTCAATCTCGAAATGTCGTCAACCCAAGTCGCCACAGCTGATCAAGCCAAGTTTGAAACTCCGTACAAGACCCGAGGTGCATTTGCCTACATTTCTCCCGTGGCAGACAAGCAAGGTTCCAATGCCATGAATCTTTCTACGATAGAGCCAGCCTCT CAATTACCCCCTAAAACAGTAAAAACATGGGACATATTCTGGGCCATGTTGAACGACATAGTCGGCAAGGATAAGATGGCCAAAATCGGGCAGTACACCTTGCGGTTATTGATTTACCATGCTGAGAAAACAGAAACGTATCTCAGCAACCCTTCCATCAACATCGGCATCATTAATGCTCGCTACAATaacaaagaaaaacagttgaacttgatttcaaacTTCCTCAAACACCCATCGGACTTTATTAGAATCATTGTAATACTAGTGTGTTCGCTTTTCCGTGAGCGATTTGCTGGTATGGTATCTGGCTTATCTATGTATAGACAGTTTTTGCGTTTCGGTAAAACTCCTTTCAGAATAAGAGGATTagccaacaagttgtcaagCAATATCACCTACAAGAATAACGACGTCAAGATTAACTACCCCAACATAATGAATAGAAAGACGTTAGGTGAGGTGTTTTCGTTGTATTACGGAATCAACGACGAATCCTTGCTCTTgtacaaattgaaattcttgtCTAATGAGTCGTACCACAAGTTTGTACTGCGTCACGAATCCTTTGGTTGGTACTCTGAAACATGGTTAGCTCTCTATAATGCATACGAGAACTTGCAGAACTTAACACAACAGGAAATGGACGTAAAGATACTGATACAGGTCAAAAGCAAAGCCAAACTCTTATCTAAACAATTACTTGGAAGTGGAGCTG tatcttcttcttccaatgaGGACGCAAAAGTTTTGCTGGATATccagttcaagaagaacaatgCCTGGTTGGATATCTACAAGAACATCAGTGACTTGATCTTTAATACCTATACTGTTTTCAGATTGCCACTTCCTTTCGACACGATTCAAATATGGATGGGAATAAGTGCATCGGTGTTGAGCACAGTCAAATTGTACCGCGAaacaaaaaagaagatgatagAGAAAGCGTAA
- the CYK2 gene encoding cysteine synthase (O-acetylserine sulfhydrylase) (O-acetylserine (Thiol)-lyase) (CSase) (cysteine synthase (O-acetylserine sulfhydrylase) (O-acetylserine (Thiol)-lyase) (CSase) (CYSK2)~go_function lyase activity~go_process amino acid metabolism): MSFNWKIILQSSASIVSALIILRELHRQLSQSNNSSTKLTSLPPRSRGVESLIGNTPLIEIKSLSKLTGCKIYAKLELANPAGSAKDRVALAIIRANEKLGHLRPHSGDVIFEGTSGSTGISFAVLANALGYDAHICLPDDTSPEKLQLLKSLGATIHPVKPASIVDPQQYTNAARCGSQQINEDPNDRRRAIFADQFENDFNWRIHYETTGPEIWRQMEQDVDVFINGSGTGGTIAGVSKYLHEQNREIKIILADPQGSGLANRVNYGVMYDTVEKEGTRRRHQVDTLVEGIGLNRLTWNFKQAEAHITEAIRVSDNQALRMAKFLCINDGLFWGSSAAINCVAAVKTALKNGPGQKIVVIACDSGARHLSKFWKSAAEVPNDITLDEVLQ; encoded by the coding sequence ATGAGTTTCAACTGGAAAATTATACTTCAGTCATCAGCTTCTATAGTTTCAGCGCTTATAATTCTACGTGAACTCCATCGCCAGCTCTCGCAATCgaacaattcttcaacaaaactTACATCTCTCCCTCCTCGCTCAAGAGGAGTAGAGTCCCTCATAGGAAACACTCCGCTCATAGAAATCAAGTCTCTTTCTAAACTAACCGGCTGCAAAATCTACGCGAAGCTCGAACTCGCTAATCCTGCTGGCTCCGCCAAAGATCGTGTCGCTTTGGCTATCATCCGGGCCAACGAAAAACTCGGACACCTTCGCCCACACTCCGGGGACGTTATCTTTGAAGGTACTTCTGGTTCCACTGGCATCTCCTTCGCTGTACTCGCCAACGCTCTCGGATATGATGCTCACATATGCCTCCCAGATGACACTTCtcctgaaaaattgcaactCCTCAAGTCACTCGGCGCTACCATTCATCCAGTCAAACCGGCTTCCATTGTAGACCCACAGCAGTATACCAATGCAGCACGGTGTGGCTCACAGCAGATCAACGAAGACCCTAACGACAGGCGCAGGGCCATCTTTGCGGACCAGTTTGAGAACGATTTTAACTGGAGAATACATTACGAGACAACGGGCCCAGAGATCTGGCGCCAGATGGAACAAGACGTAGATGTGTTTATCAATGGCTCCGGAACTGGAGGTACTATAGCTGGAGTATCTAAATACTTACACGAGCAGAATAGAGAGATAAAGATCATACTAGCAGATCCCCAGGGCTCGGGATTGGCCAACAGAGTCAACTACGGAGTTATGTACGATACTgtagagaaagaaggaaCTAGACGTCGACACCAGGTAGACACGTTAGTGGAAGGTATTGGTCTTAACAGACTTACATGGAACTTCAAACAGGCCGAAGCCCATATTACAGAGGCTATAAGGGTGTCAGACAATCAGGCACTTCGTATGGCAAAGTTCTTGTGTATCAACGATGGGCTATTCTGGGGTTCGTCTGCTGCTATAAACTGTGTTGCAGCCGTGAAGACAGCATTGAAGAATGGACCAGGTCAAAAAATTGTAGTGATCGCATGTGATCTGGGGGCTAGACATTTGCTGAAGTTCTGGAAACTGGCGGCTGAGGTGCCTAATGATATTACCTTGGATGAAGTTTTACAATAG